TTGCTTCTTTTTTACATAAAGCACACTGCCTTTTTAATCGAGTTTGATAACAGATGTTGTGGGaatggaaagttttgttttattGATTTTGTCAATTTTTGTGGAGTTTTTTGTTGATGAAAATCATTGTTGTGTAAAATTAGTTCTACCTCTAGATTCTATCTCATAGATGTTAATGAAATTCTTCTATcaatgagaaaaagaaagaaaacttgcaaaatttaatgCCGGGTGAATCTAGAGGTAGAATTAATTCTACACAGTAACCTCTGACAATTTACAAACATGACTCATTTTCAAACAAGGAATGAAAGGGACAGAAGTGCATATAAAAAACCAACTTTAAGCACCGACATAATCATAAGATTTGTTAAGGCACAGAAGGATGATATGACAAAGTACAGTAGCCCTAGAGCTTATAACCTAAGGTTTGCCACTTAATTAATATAACATATCACAATATAGTATGTTAGTGGCTCAGATAAGTTGAACCTGTTTAAAGAAACTGGGTGTGACCCTGGAAATTGCATGCGTCCTCTGGCCTGCAATTTCAGAAATTAGATATCACATCTCAAATACTAAACTGACACTCATACAAGATAGATATTTAAAAGGCTTACCCCAACCCCTAATTTGAGTATTTGAAAGCAGAACTGTCGAAATGCATCTTGCTGATCATTAGATATCTCATCTCCTAAAACATCATCATTTGTCATTATTGTGTTGATCTCAGGGTTCTCCTACGAACATAGAAAAGACATCAAGAGTTAATTACCATTAGAAAAAAAGGATCTTAAAAGAGTATAGGCATGTATTGGTTTAGTTTCTTTCAAGGCCTTACACAGTCTCCACTGTACCGGACTATTTCTCTATTCTGTTGTGTTTAGCTGTCAGTGGTCAGCTGTCAGAGGCAGTTACAGTAGGTTAGAGTCTGTTTCAGAGTCTTAGACTAATTTAGTCACTATGACTCATGTTCTATAAATATGGGTTACCTCAGAACCCAATATAAGAGTTCATATTCAGTTTCAATATTCAGCGATGATtcaaattttctttctcttttctatcAGTTTATCAAACACTGTTAGACCCAAAGTACAAACTTATAAACAACTAGGTTCAAGAATGTACTAAGGTACCATTCACGGTATTTAAGACAGACCAAATTCAAAATAAACAAGCTTAACAGCAAGTGTCATTCACAGACACCACAATAAATGCAATGTTATCTTCAATGAATGACATATGAAGTATGAACCTATTACAGTAATGGTATTGGTATACTTATAGGAGTGAAAATGGACACCAGGAAAAGATCAAAAGGAGGAAACACAGTCAAATGACTAGCTCAGGAATCCCATGAATTTTTCTGGACATCTTTAACtttaaaaatagaaagaaaagaagtAAAGTATGAGAGACCAGTACCATACACAGTAGAACTCTAGAGTATTCAAGAAAAGGGGGTACAGCCAACAAAAATCCAgaacattaaaaaattattccAAAAGAACACAGCCACCCTACAAGGTAGAAAAAATAAGACTACTGTTTCTGAATGCAAGCTGCTCGAGGTACATATCAATGATAATAGATAGACAGCCGAAGGGCCAAATATACAGCGGGTACGCCCACCTTTCtcaaaaaaaaggtttttagaaTGTTATATTTTACGAGTTTTACTGCAAAGATAAGGGAATATTTGAGCTGGTCCCCTAAACCCAAACGATGCGTTAGAACTAATAGGAAAATGGAAATAAGACTTGCATGAAAACACACCAGAAGATCGACAACCTATACATATTATGTGATATCATATGATAAAATCGAATTCACTTTATCCATACATGCAACTGAGGATCTGGtactccatcatcatcatcatcgtcatctgGAGCTGCTTCACCATTGAGATCAACGAGTTCGGGAGTCCTCTTCCACTCAGGAGTAGGAGGACAAACTATCATTTCAGGTTTTTTTTCATGATAGAATTTATATAATGAATCAATATATTCAGGTTTATATATTCCTGGAGGGCGCGCATCAGAAAACATTTTTATCGCCTgtgaaaaaggaaaacaaacaagtataaaTACTGAACTTGTGAAATGTCATATGGAGATATGAAATCATATAGTGACTCCAATGCTGACCTGAGTAATAGACATTGACATTGTGCGCATTAGATAATGGATTATCATATATCCTGTACGATTATGACCATGTGTACAATGAACAAGTATATACCTCTTTGAGTGTTTTTGATGAGATAGAAATTGTATAACCTGAAATTGAAAATAACTATATGGTTATATAATTCTGATCAAAATGTTTCACCAAAAATCACATTAGATGTGAGCATGAAGGTATAAAATAGTAAGAATAAAGAACTACATAATATTAAGATATAAAaccaattaattattaattatatagacCATAATATTATTTAACAGTAAAAATGAAATCGAGATGCATAATGGCAATGAAACTTGGAAGCGTTCAATACATACTAGCCTATAAAAATGAAATTCGTGTAagaaatagttttgaaaatataagaaaTTCCTATTATTGGAGCATGTCTCTAAGGTAATGTATATGTTTATTTAAGTTAATAACAGCATGGTAGCCTAAGCCTATCCTAAAAAGAGAAATAGGTGCCATATTATTCAAAATAACTTAGAAAGACTACAACAATactattaaaaaataacaaacaaacctCGTAGACAAAATGATTAACAGATGAATTATCAGGTACTGCACCGCGGCCCTTGCATTGAATCTAAACCACAACCATGGTCTTCAAATGTAAGGACAAGAAAAAGGAGCCACTGTTTTAAAGATCTAATATATATACTAAAAACACATATGGCTGGGGAGAAGGATGCCCTCAACAAACCTTAACATGCCTGATAGCCTCTTTCTTTAGGTCTGATACTGGATAGTATCGAGAAGTATTTGTCAAATCAATGACCAGACCAAGCTGCAAGCCAACACAACAAACTGTTAAAAAGGGCAGTCAAATGAAGCAAGCCAACCCAGGTACTTGCATGATTCATTGATCACTTCTGTACTAAAACCAAtataaaaaagaagagaaaacacATTCTACTTACTTTTCTCCCTAAAACTCTCTGTTGATGTATCACTTGTTTAAATGAGTATCTTTTACCAGGAAAAATATAGTCATTGAAGGATTCACCCAATGGAACCTTTGAAGGTATCATGCCAAAAATTTCCTGACCAGATGAAGGGCAATCCAACCAACCTGCGTGTAAATAATATAATGATagtaataaatttttttacattttactaACATTGACAATAATCTTAATCTGTTATATAAAATCAATCAGAAAATCCTTAAGAAGATTATAAAGTAGCTATTCATCagcattttataaacaaaaagtcCTTTGCATCATGTATTTGATAGGATCATTAATCTCCACTCATAGTCCCATAAGAACTCAAAATCCTTGCAACTTTGGAAAGACATAAGCCAAATTTATTCACCCAAAACTAATTTTAGAATAAATTGAGCAAATAGCATCGGTGACATCTAATAATTATCCCAAAGAATCATCCAAAATAAGTATATAAATGGGATTGTAAAACATGAAATCTAGTTTACCATTTCTAGAAAGACTagttatttgaaaataataaatcgTTGAGACAAGATATGAATGAAATTACATCATGCCACCAGCAAGCCAGCGAGTTGTCCAGGGAAGAAATCCTTACCTGGTGGAAGCTTACTTCTATCATATGATTTAAGGATCTTATTATGGAAAAAGTTATCATATCCAGGTGGCTGTGATGCTTGCACAGGCTTGTCATCTGAACGTTCTCTTTTCAAccgtttttttctttcttcacgtTCCTAAAAGAAAGCAGGAGTTTAGCATTTGGGTTAATAAAGAGACCTTAAAACGTAAAATACATTTTGATTACTTATGGAGACAAAAGAATAGGCAGAATATGTGGCATATATATAACTGGAAGGCCAAAAAGAAATCTTGTCAGAGACTCCATCCAGTTTTTATCAAGAATTAACATAGCAAAGACCCAATTTAAGGATTGTGATTTTTCTCTATATCTCCATGTTCtctatttatcaattaatttcgTTGTAGGTGGAAGTGGAAAGGAGAAGACAAAGAGAGGGAGTGGGAGAGAGACAACAACAAAATATTCTTGATATTCAAAACTGTTGAACTTCTACAAATTCCTAGACCAAttggattaaaaaaaaaaaaaaaactatttaagcatcttcaaaaatctcaattcaAAAATTTCTTGGCTTAGATATAATGTATACTTGGActgaattatatttaaatttctcTAAACCTACTTTTATAAGACAAGCCAAACAGTCACAAACATTTTAAGCAATTTCAGTTGTCTACTAATTCAAAAAAATGAAATACATCATCAAGTTTTGATGCTGGCATGGGACTTTACCAAAACGGATTGCACCAATGTATAAGTGCATGGATTTGCATGGGTATACTTTCTGAAAAAGAAAGGTTTAGACATATTTATTAATGCTGGTGTAGAATCAGCTTGATTCCTTCTTAGGCAGATGATTTAATTCCTGACATGTTTCCAACAACTCTTTTTAAAAATGATCTatcatttaaattgattttttcctATACCACAGGATGGTGCAtccaaatttgaaaattttatgcaGTATTCTCAGTATTAAAAATTGTATagaacttttgagaaaaatatatgTCATTGCACCACAAAACACAGTCAAGCTGACAAAAAAAAATAACCCATCAAAATGAAAATGGATTCCCAACCAAACGTAAtgaaaatcctatgtgaaaaTAACTATATATTATGAACCATGCCAATCACAGTTGTAAAGTAAAGGTTATAGCACTATTACATAGCAGAATTTGAACAAATCACTATTGTTTTGCAATACGCTGTTTAGCACAAAATTATTGTAAAATAGCCGCTATAGTGTCGCTATGGCACTGTTGAGTACCAGAATTCGAATTAACCGCTATTTTCCGTGATCCACAATTGACAAATCGAATACCGTTAAACAAGAAACTACCGTCGCAGTATTCCAAGGCAGAATGAATCAAATCCAACTTAAACCACCAAACACAACAACATCAAACAGAAGAAAAAACATAATAATAGAGAGAAAAGTGTACCCGCCGTGCTATATCAGCTCCACTTTCTATGCGCTCTTCTACCGCGTTATACTTTTCTTCTGGCACATCATACTCTTCCACCTGCCTTTCAAAAGGatcttcatcttcctcctccGGAACAGGAGACGCATTCAAGTCCAGAGAAATCGTCATCATACACCACCAAGCAACATTCACACCCACCACAGCAATTTAAACAACCCACAACTACCTACATATGCTAATACCTGTAATCTTTCACCTGCACCACACCATTCATATAACAATCTTATTATCAACGCAGCGTGCCACAGCAATGCAACATTtcattaaaaacaaaacaaattctaCTCTCTAAttgttcaaacttcaaacttcAAACATCACAATAGAGCAATTAACCTAACAAACACCCAAATTCACCGATCCTACAACAAAATCACATGATTATCATTTTCCCTCTCTTGAATCCTTCAAACTACTAAAACAACTCATTATCataaaaaatttcacaaaattgACGTCAACATTCACATGCCAAGATTCAAGAAACATCAAAATTAAACAAGTTAAAGAGTATGCAAGTGTACGTACCAAACCTACCTACTAGAATTTCCGCTTCGAACACTCCGTGATGGAGTTGGAACTCCAAAACCCTAGAGAGAGAAAGAACGAGTGAGAGAGAAAGGAGTAAGGAGGTGTTTGTTTGTTTTGCAGCTTTGAGTGAGAAAGAGACACGAAACAGAGTTTGAAACAAAACGAAAAGTGATTCGAAGTTTCtgagtttgaaaaaaataaaaagaaaaagcgTTTTATAGGGTCACGGTgacaagagaaaaaaaaatcattgagATTACGTGTAAAAGTGTAATTAGAACCGAATGATCCCTAAATCGGTACACGGTGGCACGCATAGTTGGTTGGATGTTGCGCATAAGTTTACTGTGAGAATGTGACTTGGATTATGCTCTGAATTCATAGTAAGTAAATGGAGTAGTACAATGTaagtaaattaataaattatgttATTCAAGtttaattagaaaaataatatttattgattgTTATTCTAATTTGTATACATTatgtttctttatttaatttttttattaaaaaaagtaaatgTTAGTACTTTTTTTAGTCATTACTTAATGTCtaagtttttatttttctaaaataaaataatattcattTAAATGATAGATTCTACTAAGAGTTAAAAGATAGTGCACTGAGAGTGTAAAATAActtgtcatccaatagaaaatcataaaggtgtcatgtcattaagttttttttaaataaaaaaatgatttaattggatacatgggtggtgattggttgacagtgtaaaaatgtgcatcacctcttttctcttctactaaaacaaaaagagtgaaatttcaaagaaattccaatttgtaaaaaaaatacttttagattaattaaataattcatgTATGGGGTCTAGATAATagacaaatacattaattattcaataaatttaaaaagtaaatgttttataaatattattttctatgattttttttataatttttttttaaaatctatctacatttttctattatatagaccaaatattaattatttaataaatataaaaaaataaaataatagagagTAGTATAATACGGTCAATTGCATACACATATACCAATGTctataaatatgataaaattgaaGTGTTTGAAATATTCATGCTTTCAACGTTGCAACGTTGAACACATTAAAGCTATTAATCGAATATGCAACAGATATAGGTCGAAGATGACATTTTTAATCTAAACCAATTTAACACCGCAGCGAGACAAGGAAGAAGACAACTTTGCACACACACACAAGAAAAAGCAATGaaatcataaaaaacacaaacaattaatttaaatGCGTGTGAAAATCAcgtattcaaataaaaaataaagcaattaagaTTAAGATGGATGATTCTAGATCAAAATTAACCCTAAATCACCCtctctaagggtgtgtttggttgtgaGAAGAAAGTGTGAAGAGAGAAATAAGTGAGAAAgagtttgaaaagagagaaataaatgAGAAATAGAGATGATTTGATGTGTTGTTTGGTATAATagaaagataaaaaaatagagaagaaaGAAGCATGGATACTTTTTAAAAGTACCAAAATAcccttaattaaaaattattaatttaaattatttaacttttaatttatttcacaaaattattataatttaattaactcaTAGAAAAAACATTCTCAacaatattttaaataactttacAAAAGTCTTACAAAGTTTTCGTTGAACTTTTATCTCTATAATGTTATTTGACACTTTAATAAGGTAACTAgttatattatatttgatttcACAAGGCTAAACTAGTAAAAAGCGAAATATTACAGCTTCATGTGCCTTTTTACTGGAACTTCTTTGCAATATTGAAGTGAAAGAATATTTGAGTGGACCCCACTACTTTTTACTCTCTCTCCCCTATTTCATCTCATTCCGAGCAGGAGAAGTTGCTTATATCTTTACAACTTTTTTCTTCACAAATTCTCTCTTCTTAACTTCTATTAAAACAAGCAGACCCTAAGGGTCTGTTAGGATTGTAGGCAAATTATATTTTAGGCCTTTAACCAAAAGAAC
The Vicia villosa cultivar HV-30 ecotype Madison, WI linkage group LG6, Vvil1.0, whole genome shotgun sequence genome window above contains:
- the LOC131609363 gene encoding uncharacterized protein LOC131609363; amino-acid sequence: MMTISLDLNASPVPEEEDEDPFERQVEEYDVPEEKYNAVEERIESGADIARREREERKKRLKRERSDDKPVQASQPPGYDNFFHNKILKSYDRSKLPPGWLDCPSSGQEIFGMIPSKVPLGESFNDYIFPGKRYSFKQVIHQQRVLGRKLGLVIDLTNTSRYYPVSDLKKEAIRHVKIQCKGRGAVPDNSSVNHFVYEVIQFLSHQKHSKRYILVHCTHGHNRTGYMIIHYLMRTMSMSITQAIKMFSDARPPGIYKPEYIDSLYKFYHEKKPEMIVCPPTPEWKRTPELVDLNGEAAPDDDDDDDGVPDPQLHENPEINTIMTNDDVLGDEISNDQQDAFRQFCFQILKLGVGARGRMQFPGSHPVSLNRDNLQLLRQRYYYATWKADGTRYMMLITMDGCYLIDRNFNFRRVQMRFPCRVTNDGLAEKTHHFTLLDGEMIIDTLPDSKKQERRYLIYDLMAVNFVSVIERPFCERWKMLEKEVIEPRNQERYQGKNPYYRYDMEPFRVRRKDFWLLSTVTKLLIEFIPKLSHDADGLIFQGWDDPYVPRTHEGLLKWKYADLNSVDFLFEIDDDCQLLYLHERGKKKLMEGHIVAFGEGSDPVPYSGKIIECAWDGDKNEWIFKRVRTDKSTPNDFNTYKKVMRSIKDNITEDVLLNEINEIIRLPMYADRIRIDSKAHHHSNTARRR